A stretch of DNA from Pseudonocardia hierapolitana:
CTCGCGCGACCTCACGCCAGCAGTGCCGCCCAGCGGGCCGGGAAGTCGGGGATCGTCTTGTCCGTGCAGCCGATGTCGTCGATCGCGACGCCCGGCACGACGAGCCCCATCAGCGCGCCCGCCGTCGCCATCCGGTGGTCGGCGTAGGCGCCCCACGGCCGGTCCGGGCGAGCCGTGAGCGGGGCGGGCCGGATCTCCAGGCCGTCCGGGGTCTCGGAGACGTCGCCGCCGAGCGCGGTGAGCTCGGTGGCGAGGGCGGCGAGCCGGTCGGTCTCGTGGCCCCGGATGTGGGCGACGCCCCGGATCCGCGACGGCTCGGTGGCCAGCGCGGCCACGGCGGCGACGGTGGGGGTGAGCTCGCTGGCGTCGTGCAGGTCGACGTCCACGCCTGCGAGCTCGGCGGGCCCCCGAACGGTCATCCCGTCGGGGCCGGGGGTGACCGTGCAGCCCGCCTCGGCCAGCACGGCGAGGATCTCGGTGCCCGGCTGCGTGGAGCCGGCGGGCCAGCCGGCCACCGTGACCTCGCCGCCGGTGACGGCCGCGGCGGCCAGGAACACCGCGGCGTTGGACAGGTCGGGCTCCACGGTCCAGTCACGGGCCGCGATCGGGCCGGGGGACACCCGCCAGGTGTTCGGTTCGGCGTCGTCGACCTCGACCCCGGCCTCCCGCAGCATCGCCACCGTCATCTCGATGTGCGGCAGCGACGGCACCGGCTTGCCGTCGTGGTGGACGGTGACGCCCTTGTCGTAGCGGGCCCCGGAGAGCAGCAGCCCGGAGACGAACTGCGACGACGCCGACGCGTCGATCACCACGTCGCCACCCGACAGCCCACCCGTGCCGTGCAGCACGAACGGCAGCGACTGCACCACGGACCCGGCCGGGCCGGGAGGGCCCTCGATCCGGGCGCCGAGTGCACGCAGCGCGTCCAGCACGGTGCCCATCGGGCGTTCCCGGGCGCGTGGGTCGCCGTCGAACGTGACCGGGCCGTCGGCGAGTGCGGCCGCGGGAGGCACGAACCGCATCACGGTGCCCGCGAGCCCGCAGTCGACGCTCCCTCCGCCGCGCAGCCCCTCGTGCCCGGCGAACTCCACCCGCTCGCCGTCCACCTCGATCGGCACGCCGAGGGCGCGCAACGCCCCGACCATCAGTGCGGTGTCGCGGGACGCGGGCGCCCCCGACACGGCGGCTCGGCCCCCGGAGAGCGCTGCGAGCAGCAGCGCGCGGTTCGTCACGGACTTGGAGCCCGGCACGCTCACCCGGCCGCGGACGGGCGCGGCGGCGTGCGGGGCGGGCCAGGGTGCGGTCACCCCGCCATGATTCCGCATGCCGTCTGCGGCGGGCTCGCGCAGTGGAAACACGCGTCGGTGACGACCCGCACCGCGGGCCTGCGGTCCCCGGAACGCGACACGACGGCGAGCTGCGCGGGCGGCAGGTCCACGACCGGGCGGTGCACGACGTCCTCGCGCTGGTGGATCGCGCAGCTGCCGGTGGGCTGCAGGAGCACGCCCTCCCCGGCCGCGACGATCTCGTACGCCTCGTCCGACGTGGTGGCCTCCGCGGCGATCGCCGGCGGGGAGGTCCGCTGGTCCAACGCGAGCCAGAAGTCGCGCATCGGCCCCGCCGACCCCGGCAGCGCGACGAACCGCTCGTCGGCGATGTCGGCGAACCCCACACTCGATCGTTCCGCCAGCCGGTGCCCGACCGGGAGGGCCACGCCACGGCCCTCGGTGGCGATCCGGCGGGCCGAGAGGCCGGACGGCAGCGGGAGCCACGCGAGCGCGACGTCGACGGTGCCCGCGGTCAGCCCGACCCCCGGGTCCGCCCACGTCACCTGGCGGAACTGCAGCCGCCATCCCGGAAGCCGCTGCTGCATCGTCGCCGTGATCGCGGGGACCAGCCCGCGCCCGATGCGCGAGTGGAAGCCGACGGTGAGCGTGCGACCGGCCAGCCGGACGTCCTCGGTGGCGGCCTCCCACTCCGCGACCACGGCGCGTGCCCTGGGCAGGAACGCCGCGCCGGCCGCGGTGAGCCCCACCGTGCGGTGCCCGCGGGTGAACAGCTCGGCCCGCAGATGCGCCTCCAGCTGCCGGATCTGCTTGGACAGCGCCGGCTGGGACACGAACAGCCGCTCCGCTGCCCGGGTGAAGCTCAGCTCCTCGGCTACCGCGAGGAAGTAGCGCACGTCCTGCACGCGCACGTTCATGACCGCAGGTTATGGCAGCCGGTCTTGGACGGGATCCGCTGCGCCGCCGCAGGGTGGGGCCATGCAACTGGGTGTGAACGGATTGGGCGCGAAGGCGGGGCTCCCGCCCGCGGTGACCGCGCGGCTCGCCGCGCTCGTGGAGGGCCTCGGGTACACGTCGTGGTGGGCGGGCGACCACGTCGTGCTGCCCAGCCCGCGCACGCCCGACACCCCGATGGACCCGCGCGACCCGATCCTCGACCCGCTCGTGCACCTGACGTACGTCGCCGCGCTGACCCGCCGCGTCGAGCTGGGGACCGGGATCGTGATCCTGCCGCAGCGCAACCCGCTCGTGCTCGCCAAGCAGGCCGCGAGCCTCGACGTGCTGAGCGGGGGACGGCTGCACCTCGGCGTCGGCGCCGGATACCTGGAGCCGGAGATGACGGCGGTCGGCGTGCCGTTCACGGAGCGCGGCCGGCGCACCGACGAGTACATCGACGCGATGGTCCAGCTGTGGACCACCGAGCGGCCGCGCATGGACGGCCGGTACGTGCGCTTCGCCGATGTCGACGCCCACCCGCGGCCCGTCCGCGACGGCGGTCCGCGGATCGTCGTGGGCGGTCACAGCGACGCCGCGTTCCGCCGCGCGCTCACCCGCGCCCACGGCTGGTTCGGGGTCGGCACCCCCGACGAGCTGGCCGCGAACCTCGCCCGCATGAAGGGCGTGGCCGGCGACGTCGAGCGGCCCGCCCGGCTGGGCCGCCTGGAGATCACGGCGATGCAGCTGCAGCCCGTCGACCGGGCCACCGCCGACCGGTTCGCCGACCTCGGCGTGGACCGGCTGCTGGTCTACCCGCTCCCGCTGGAGGACCCCGACGACATCGCCCGGTTCCTGGAACGGCACGCGCGGCTGGCGCGCTGAACGGGCTCAGTCGTCCTTGTCGCGGGGGCCGTTCAACAGGGCGACGATCTGCGCCATGCCGGTGCTGAGCATGCCGAAGCTCTGCTGCATCTCCGAGCGGAGCTGCCGCATCTCGCCCTGCTGTTCCAGCTGGGTCTCCCGGAGCGCGTTCAGCACCTGGGCGTGGGCGCGCAGCTCCGTGCGCACGTCGGAGACCTCGCGGTCGGCACCCCCGGCGAGCACGCGCGCGGCCGCGGCGTCGGCGCGGGATACGGACACGCCGTCCTTCAGCCGGGCGACCTCGCCCTCCAGCCGGGCCACCCGCGCCGCGAGATCGTCCCCCCGTTCGGGCATGGGGCGAGCGTAGTCGGGCGCCGTCGTCGTGGGGCCATTCCGCGACAACCGCGGGAGCCGGCGAGCCGAGCGGCCATGGGCGCGGAGATGGGGGCACGATGGAGGCATGTGCGGCCGATATGCCTCGATCAAGGCCCCCGCGGACCTCGCCGACGAGTTCCGCGCCGTCGACGCCACGGACGGCGCGGCGCAGGCGGACTACAACGTCGCGCCGACCAAGCAGATCATCACGGTGGTCGAGCGGCACCCGCGTGACGCCGAGGGCACGCCCGACCCGGACCGCACCGAGCGCACGCTGCGGATGGTGCGCTGGGGACTGGTGCCGTCGTGGGCGAAGGACCCGAAGGGCGGAGCGCGGATGATCAACGCGCGCTCGGAGTCGGTGGCCACGAAGCCGGCGTTCCGCCGGGCGTTCAACGCCCGCCGCTGCCTGATCCCGGCCGACGGATGGTTCGAATGGCAGCGGGGCCCCGAGCACAAGCAGCCCTACTACACCCACTACGCGGACGGCAGCTCGCTCGCGATGGCCGGCCTGTGGGAGTACTGGAAGCCCAAGGACGACCCGGACAACGAGTACCCGGACGGGCTGGTCACGGCGACCGTGCTCACCACGGACGCCGTCGGCCCGCTCGCCCAGATCCACGACCGCATGCCGCTCGTGCTGCCGGCCGAGGCCTGGGACGCCTGGCTCGACCCGGACCGGCACGCCGACGACGACGCGGTCGCGTCGCTGGTCGCGCCGCCCCCGCTCGAGCTCGTCGAGCGGCTGGAGCTGCGGCCGGTGTCGCCGCTGGTCAACAGCGTTCGCAACAACGGCCCGCAGTTGCTCGAGGCCCTTCCGCCGGAGGAGGTGCGGGAGCCGATCCAGCTGGACCTGCTGGCGGGCCCGAACCCGCAGTGAACGAGGGTGCGACCACCGAGGTCCCCACCCCGCACGGCCCGGCGCGCATCACCCGCCGCGACGCCGACGGGCCCGCGAGGGGCCTCCTCCTGCTCGGCCACGGTGCCGGCGGCGGGGTGAGCGCGCCGGACCTGCTCGTCGCCGCCGGGGCAGCGCTGGCGCTCGGTGTGCACGTCGTGCTCGTGGAGCAGCCCTACCGCGTAGCCGGCCGGCGCGCCCCGGCGCCTGCCGCACAACTCGACGCGGCATGGCTCGCGGTCGTGGAGCACGTCCGCGACGACCTCCCGCTGGTGGTGGGAGGCCGCAGCTCGGGGGCGCGGGTGGCCTGCCGCACGGCCACCGCTGCGGGTGCGGCCGGTGTGCTGTGCCTGGCGTTCCCGGTGCATCCGCCGGGCAGGCCGGAGAAGGACCGGTTGCCCGAGCTCGCGCAGCCGACCGTGCCGATCCTCGTGGTGCAGGGGCAGACCGATCCCTTCGGCCGTCCCGAGCCGGCCCCGGGCCGAGACGTCGTGCTCCTGAGGGGCGACCACAGCCTGAAGTCCGACGCCCCGGGCCTCCGAGCGGCGGTCACGTCCTGGCTGGAGGACCTGCTACCGAGCTAGGTGGCCGTGCACACCGTCGCGCCACGGCGCACACGGCCGGCCGCGACTGCGGTGCGGTGGCGTTGCCGGCCTCAGGAGGCGATCGGGGCCACCGTCGCTCCGCAGAGGCGGACCAGGTCGGCCGGCGCCAGCTCGATCTCCAGCCCCCGGCGGCCGCCGCTGCAGAACACCGTTTCCCACCGCTGCGCCGACTCGTCGATCACCGTGGGGAGTCGCTTGCGCTGCCCCAGCGGGGAGATGCCGCCCGCCACGTAGCCGGTGGCCCGCTCGGCCGCCGTGACATCGGCCATGCGGGCCCGCTTCCCGCCCGCGGCGGCGGCGAGCGCCTTGAGGTCGAGGGTGGCGGACACCGGCACGACGCCGACGGTGAGCGCGCCGTCGACCTCGGCGACGAGCGTCTTGAACACCCGCTCCGGGTCCAGGCCCAGCCGCTCGGCGGCCTCGGGGCCGTACGCCTGCCCGGCGCCGTGGTCGTAGGTGTGCACCTGGTGGGTGACCCGCTGCTTCGCCAGTATCGCCGTCGCCGGGGTCCCCTTGCCTGCCACGTGCCGACCCTAGAACAGTCCTTGTACGGGGAATCACCTGGCACCGCGGGGTGTTGTCGCATCCGTGACACAGGCAGTGATGGAGGGTCCGCGCACCGTCCGGGTGCGCCGGGCGGGCTCCGCTGGGCCGGGCGGCGTACCCTCGGGGCGTCACGCGGTCGCCATGGAGGTGGCCGTTCCCGAGGCCGCCGTGTGGGCGGCCCGGCGCGAGAGGAGCGCGGTGCCCGGCACCGAGCAAACGGCTGACGCCGTCGAGGCCCAGCTCGACGGCAGCACGGCCGACGAGAGTGCAGACGGTGGTCAGCAGGCCGGCGAGTCCGACGAGACCGCCGAGGACCGCGCTGCTCGCTTCGAGCGCGACGCCATGCCGCTGATCGACCAGCTGTACGGCGCGGCGCTGCGCATGACGCGCAACCCGGCCGACGCCGAGGATCTCGTGCAGGAGACCTACCTCAAGGCCTACTCGGCATTCCGCACCTTCCGGGCCGGTACCAACCTGAAGGCCTGGCTGTACCGGATCCTGACGAACACCTACATCAACGGCTACCGCAAGCGGCAGCGTCAGCCGGTGCAGGCGCCCACCGACGAGATCACCGACTGGCAGATCGCCCAGGCGGGGGAGCACACCTCGCAGGGGCTGCCGTCGGCCGAGATGGCGGCGCTGGACCGGCTCCCGGACGACGACGTGAAGGCCGCGTTGCAGCAGCTTCCCGACGACTTCCGGATGGCGGTGTACCTCGCCGACGTCGAGGGCTTCGCCTACAAGGAGATCGCTGACATCATGGGCACCCCGATCGGCACCGTGATGTCCCGGCTGCACCGGGGCAGGCGGCAGCTGAGGGACTTGCTCACCGGCACCGCCCGTGACCGCGGCTTCCTGCGGGGACGGCAGGAGGAGGGGGTCTCCTCATGAGTTGCGGCAACCATCACGAGACCGACTGCTCCGAGGTCCTCGCTGAGGTGTGGCTCTTCCTCGACCACGAGTGCGACGACGCGCGGCGCAGGTTGCTCTCGCAGCATCTGGACGAGTGCGAGCCGTGCCTGTCGGAGTACGGGATCGACGAGAAGCTGAAGCGGCTGCTGGCCGCGAAGTGCGGCGGTGAGCACGCCCCGCCGGAGCTGAAGGACCGGCTGCGCCAGCAGATCCGGGTGGCGGTGCTGGAGCAGGCCGAGGTCACGGTGGAGGAAGGCCCGGAGGGCACCCGGACCACCACCGTCGAGGTGCGCAGCACGCGCATCGAGCAGACGAGCTGAGCGGCTCCTTGGGGGCGACGCCGCGGCGCCGCCCCCAAGTGCCCGGTCTCAGGTGTTCGGCTTCTTGCCGTGGTTCGCGCCCTTCTTGTTGCGGTCGCGGCGCTTGCGTGCACGCTTGGACATGCCTCCTCCTTCCATGCGGGAGCTGCCCCGATCCTCCCACGTGGTTTCATGGAGCCGAGTACGGACCGGGAGGCGGCGTCGGGTGTCGACCCTTTCTGAGCTGCTCGCCGAGCACACGGAGATGCGCGGCGACGCGGTCGAGCACCTGCAACGCGTGGTCGCGGAGTGGCAGCTGCTGGCGGACATGTCGTTCGCCGACTTCCTGCTGTGGATCCCCCTCGCCGGCGCCACCGAGTTCCTTTGCGTGGCGCAGGCCCGGCCCACCACGGCGCCCACCGCGCACCCGGAGGACATCGTCGCGGACCGGGTCCCCGCCGCCGACAGCCCGCAGCTGCGGCGCGCGGTCGTCGAGGGGCGCATCTGCCGTGAGGAGAACCCGCGCTGGCACCTCGAGGTGCCGGTGCGGCGTGAGACGATCCCGGTGCGGTACGGCCGCTCGGTGATCGCCGTGCTCTCCCGCGACACCAACCTCGCGATGCCGCGGGTACCCAGCCCCCTCGAAATCGCCTACCTCGGCAGCGCGTCCGACCTCTGCCAGATGGTGGCCGACGGCACCTTCCCGCCCACCGCGGAAGCCGTGGGCGCCGTCAGCAGCCCGCGGGCGGGCGACGGCCTCATCCGGCTGGACGCGCACGGCCTCGTCGCCTACGCCAGCCCCAACGCGCTCTCCGCGTACCACCGCATGGGCCACGCGAGCGACCTCGTCGGCGTCGTGCTCGCGGACACCATGCGCGAGCTCGTGCACGACCCGTTCGACGCGGCCGAGGTCGCCGCACGGATCGAGGGTGCGCTCGACGGCAAGCACTCGTTGCGGATGGAGGTCCGCGCGCGCGGCGCGGTCATGCTGGTGCGCGCGATGCCACTGCGGCCCCGTGGCGACGCGGCTGGGGCGCTCGTGCTCGTGCGCGACGTCACCGACCTGCGCCGCCGCGACATGGCTCTGCTGTCGAAGGACGCGACGATCCGGGAGATCCACCACCGGGTCAAGAACAACCTGCAGACGGTGGCGGCCCTGCTGCGCCTCCAGGCGCGCCGCACGGCCATCCCGGAGGCTCGTATCGCGCTCGCCGAGAGCGTGCGGCGGGTGAACTCGATCGCGCTGGTGCACGAGGCGCTGTCGGTCTCGGTCGCCGAGCGGGTGGATCTCGACGAGCTCGTCGACAAGGTGCTTCCGGCGATCGGTGACGGCGCCACAGCGGAGTCACGGGCGAAGGTGCGCCGGGAGGGCAACTTCGGCACGCTCCCGGCCGCGCTGGCCACGCCGCTCGTGCTGGTGCTCACCGAGCTGGTGCACAACGCGCTCGCGCACGCCTTCGACCCCGGCCGTGCGGGCGAGGTGGTGGTGTCGGCGAACCGCTCGGGTGGCGAGCTCGAGGTCATCGTCGGCGACGACGGGCGAGGGCTCCCGGAGGGGATGGATCTGGAGCGGTCCACCGGCCTGGGGCTGCAGATCGTGCGCACCCTCGTCGACTCGGAACTCGGCTCGGCGCTGGAGGTGCGACCCCGCTCGGGAGGCGGAACGGAGGCCGTCATCAAGCTCTCGTTGAGGGGACGCTAGCCTTCTGCAGGAGGTCGCTGGTCCTGCGGGCGTGGTCGCGCCGCCCGGACCGCCGGCCCCCTCCGGAGCAGCCCCCGCGTGCGCCCGGTGGAACGACCGCGGGCCCGGAGCCGGGTGCAGTCCGGCTTCGGGCCCGCGGTGGGGAAGGAGGAGTCAGGCAGTACGTGCCCGTGTGCGCGAGTTCCGGCGCTTCAGCGCCCGTCGCTCGTCCTCGCTCATGCCGCCCCAGACGCCTGCGTCCTGGCCGCTCTCGAGGGCCCAGGTGAGGCACTCGGTGACCACGGGGCAGCGCCGGCAGACGGTCTTGGCCTCGGCGATCTGCAGCAGCGCAGGACCGCTGGTCCCCACGGGGAAGAACAGCTCGGGGTCCTCGTCGCGGCAGATAGCGCGGTGACGCCAATCCATTGGTCTTCGGCTCCTTGTGCTTGCGCGATCGGGGTCGCGCCGATCGTCTGTCACGGTCTTGTGGACGCGCTTGTGAAGGATTTCACGAGCGCGCTCGATCTTCAAGGGTCAAGGTCCACCCAGGTGAGCACTCTCACCCACTCAACGCAACGAGCGCCGGTACGGACAGTTACTGCTCCTGTACCGCGTGCCCGGTGTCGCCGCGTTCAGCGATCAACCTTGAACCGCCCACCGGGGTCCCGGTTACCCGGGTCCCGGCCAGACCATGCGAGAAGTCCACTCGCGATCACTCGCTTGTCCGTGACTACCATGGGGCAACGTTTCCCCAGGTGCGAGCCCTTATTGGCTCGACGGTCCACGAGCATCGGTGAATGGCCCTCGATCGTCACCCGAGCGGGTGACGGGCACGCTCCGTTGCGACGAGTTGCGTTCCTCGCACGACGACGCGTAGCACGCCCGACACGGCCAGCTGTCGCGGATCGGCGGCGTCCGCGTTGTCCAACCGCGCGGTGGCAGTGGGCATTCCGGGCCTATCCTCGGACCTGTGAGCGCCGGACGAGTACCCAGCCAGATCCGGCTGGCAGGCGCGCTCGTCGGGATCCAGGGCCTGCTCGGCGTGGGCTTCGCGGTGGCGCTGGTCGTGCGCGCGCTCACCGTGGAGGGCACCGGCCTGCTCGTGCGCGACATCGTCGGCGAGGCCGGCTACTTCGTCCTCATCGGGGCCGCCCTCGTCGCCGTCGGGCTCGGGCTCGTGGCCGGTCGACGCTGGGCGCGTACCCCGGCCATCGTCACGCAGTTGTTGCTGCTCCCCGTCGTCTACACGCTGATCGGGCCCTCCCGCCAGCTGCTGCTCGGCATCGTGGCCGGCGTGTTCGTCGTCGCCACGTTCCTGCTGCTGATCAGCGAGGCGTCGCGGACCTGGTCGATGGGGCTCGACGACGCGCCGAGCCAGGGGTAGGCCAGCTCGTCGCGGCCGGACCTCAGCAGCCCTCCGCGCTCTTCGCGAACGCGGTGAGGGCGTCGCCGTCGAGCCGGTAGGTCGTCCACTCGTCCATCGGCACGGCGCCCAGCGCCCGGTAGAAGCCGATCGACGGCTCGTTCCAGTCCAGCACCTGCCACTCGAGCCGGGCGTAGCCCCGCTCGGCGCAGACGGCGGCGAGCTCGGCCAGCAGTGCCCTGCCCAGCCCGCTGCCGCGGTGGGACGGCCGGACGAACAGGTCCTCGAGGTAGATCCCGGGCACACCGCGCCACGTCGAGAAGTTGAGGAACCAGATCGCGCAACCCACGACCTCGCCCTCCACCTCCGCGACGTGGCAGCGGGCCACGGCCTCCGGGCCGAACAACGCGGCGTGCAGTTGCTCCTCCGTGAGCGTGCACAGCTCGGGGCTGCGCTCGTACTCGGCGAGCTCGTGGACGAGGCCGACGATCGCCGGAACATCCTCGGCGCGTGCTTCCCGGATCATTGGGGCACTAACGTCCCTTCGGGGTGAGGTTGACGTGGTCGAGGCGCGGGACACCGCGTTCGTGGCCGAGCACGGCCCATGACGGCGCCTCCATCGCGAACCGGACGCCCTCCGTGGCCGGGAGGCCGATCCAGCGCGCCACGAGGACGCGGCTGAAGTGGCCGTGCCCCACGAGCACGACGTCCCCCCGTGCGAGGGCGTCGGCGCTGCGTGCGATCACGCCGTCGGCCCGCCTGCCGACCTCGTCGGCGGTCTCGCCGCCCGGGCACGGGTGCGTCCAGACCGTCCAGCCGGGAACGGTCTCGCGGATCTCCGTGGTGGTGCGCCCCTCGTACTCGCCGTAGTCCCACTCGGCGAGCCGCTCGTCGACCTCGTCGACGCGGAACCCGGCGAGCCGGGCGGTGTCCCGGGCGCGGCTGCGCGGGCTGGTCAGCACGAGCACCGGTGGCTCGGTGCGCAGCCCGTCGACGAGCCGGCCGGCCGCGGCCGCGAGCCCTCGACCACGCTCGGTGAGTGGGACGTCGGTGCGACCGGTGTGCCGGCCGGACAGCGACCACTCGGTTTCGCCGTGACGCAGCAGGAACACGCGGCCGGTCATGGACCCGACCCTAGCGATCGCACCGACCGGGGAGCGGCGCCCGTCCGTCGAGCGTCGCTCCCGGTGCAGCTCACGTCGCTCGCTCGCCGTTCCCGCGGCTCAGCCGCTCGAGGTGTCCCAAGCGTCTTCCAGCGTGGGCATCACGGGCGACAACGACGTGTCGGCGCTCGGTGACCACTCCTCGCACGAGTTGCTGTGAAGACGATGACCGGAAACAGCGAACGGCGCTGACCAGCGATGTGGATCCCGCTGGTCAGCGCCGCTTCGAGCGCCTGGATCAGGCAGCCGCCTTGGTCTCCCAGAAGATCTTGTCGATCTGGGCGATGTAGTCGAGCAGCTCCTGGCCGGTGGCGGGATCCGTGGAGGCCTTCACGCCGCCGGGGCCACCGCCCGCCTTCTTGGTGGCCTTGTTGAACAGCTCGTGCAGCTCCGGGTACTTCTCGAAGTGCGGGGGCTTGAAGTAGTCGGTCCAGAGCACCCAGAGGTGGTGCTTCACCAGGTCCGCCCGCTGCTCCTTGATGTCGAGCGCGCGGGTGCGGAACTCGGGGTCCTCGTTGCCCTGGTACTTCTCCTGAATCGCCTTCACCGACTCGGCTTCGATCCGGGCCTGCGCCGGGTCGTACACGCCGCAGGGGAGGTCGCAGTGCGCGGTGGCCTCCAGCCGCGGGCGGAGAATGCGGGCGAAAAGCCGCATGGGTCCTCCCTGGATGGTGATCGTTCTGGCATGTCCGACACTACTCCCGGCGTCGGGACGCAGCAGTGTGATGAGGGGGTGGTCGTGCGCTGGCGGAGGGTGGCCGTGCGGGGGCCGTCGATGTCGCCGACGCTTCGGGACGGGGACGTGGTGCTCGTGCGGTTCGGGGCGCGGGTGCGCACCGGGGACGTCGTGCTGGTGCGGTGGGTGGCGCGGCCTGGCCAGCTGTCGGTCAAGCGGGCGGCGCGGCCTGCCGATGACGGCTGGTGGGTGCTCGGCGACAACGACCACGGCTCGACCGACTCCCGCACGCTCGGCCCGGCGATGGTGCTCGCGGTGGTCCGGCTGCGCCTGTGGCCCCGCCCGCGCCGTTTCCGGAGCCGCTCCTGACCCCCTCATCCGACGAACGGCGCGTTCGTCGGTACCTATCCGACGAACGCGCCGTCCGTCGGAACGGGCGTGAGACATGCGACGCCTCGGCGGGCGCACGCCTCCCGTAAGATCGGATCGATACCCGACCGCCCATTCGCCGGGCTCGCCGCGTCATCCTGCGGTTGCTCGGCGCTCGGCCGTCCGGCAGTGGTCGCGGACCCGCGGCCCCCGGTGCACGGCGAGCGCGCGCCCCGTCGGCGCCCCCCTGAGCACCCCGAGGAAGCAGACCCGTGACGATCGTTCCCGAACGCACCATCCCCACCCGCGAGGAGATCTTCGCCGCGCACGGCGGCGGCAAGCTGGGCACCGCGCTCACCGC
This window harbors:
- a CDS encoding acid phosphatase; translated protein: MTGRVFLLRHGETEWSLSGRHTGRTDVPLTERGRGLAAAAGRLVDGLRTEPPVLVLTSPRSRARDTARLAGFRVDEVDERLAEWDYGEYEGRTTTEIRETVPGWTVWTHPCPGGETADEVGRRADGVIARSADALARGDVVLVGHGHFSRVLVARWIGLPATEGVRFAMEAPSWAVLGHERGVPRLDHVNLTPKGR
- the sodN gene encoding superoxide dismutase, Ni; translation: MRLFARILRPRLEATAHCDLPCGVYDPAQARIEAESVKAIQEKYQGNEDPEFRTRALDIKEQRADLVKHHLWVLWTDYFKPPHFEKYPELHELFNKATKKAGGGPGGVKASTDPATGQELLDYIAQIDKIFWETKAAA
- a CDS encoding S26 family signal peptidase; its protein translation is MSDTTPGVGTQQCDEGVVVRWRRVAVRGPSMSPTLRDGDVVLVRFGARVRTGDVVLVRWVARPGQLSVKRAARPADDGWWVLGDNDHGSTDSRTLGPAMVLAVVRLRLWPRPRRFRSRS